A stretch of the Pan troglodytes isolate AG18354 chromosome 20, NHGRI_mPanTro3-v2.0_pri, whole genome shotgun sequence genome encodes the following:
- the DAND5 gene encoding DAN domain family member 5 has product MLLGRLSTLLCLLSGALPTGSGRPEPQSPRPQSWAAANQTWALGPGALPPLVPAPALGSWKAFLGLQKARQLGMGRLQRGQDEVAAVTLPLNPQEVIQGMCKAVPFVQVFSRPGCSAIRLRNHLCFGHCSSLYIPGSDPTPLVLCNSCMPARKRWAPVVLWCLTGSSASRRRVKISTMLIEGCHCSPKA; this is encoded by the exons ATGCTCCTTGGCCGGCTATCCACTCTTCTGTGCCTGCTTAGCGGGGCCCTGCCTACAGGCTCAGGGAGGCCTGAACCCCAGTCTCCTCGACCTCAGTCCTGGGCTGCAGCCAATCAGACCTGGGCTCTGGGCCCAGGGGCCCTGCCCCCACTGGTGCCAGCTCCTGCCCTTGGGAGCTGGAAGGCCTTCTTGGGCCTGCAGAAAGCCAGGCAGCTGGGGATGGGCAGGCTGCAGCGTGGGCAAGATGAGGTGGCTGCTGTGACTCTGCCGCTGAACCCTCAGGAAGTGATCCAGGGGATGTGTAAGGCTGTGCCCTTCGTtcag GTGTTCTCCCGGCCCGGCTGCTCAGCCATACGCCTCCGAAATCATCTGTGCTTTGGTCATTGCTCCTCTCTCTACATCCCTGGCTCGGACCCCACCCCACTAGTCCTGTGCAACAGCTGTATGCCTGCTCGCAAGCGTTGGGCACCCGTGGTCCTGTGGTGTCTCACTGGCAGCTCAGCCTCCCGTCGACGGGTGAAGATATCCACCATGCTGATCGAGGGGTGTCACTGCAGCCCAAAAGCATGA